One genomic window of Kaistia geumhonensis includes the following:
- a CDS encoding OsmC family protein, with product MPGRIRTRETGALAEVGRLGAPRVTSVTGGAMPIATRPSEAGFSPLDLLFAALAGCLVVSARSAAGELGLLDRFETATARVNGEKAVEGPSRVEAFHVELTIAGDLDEGERARIAARAEELCTVSNTLHGAPRIVLRHG from the coding sequence GTGCCCGGCAGGATCAGGACGAGGGAGACCGGCGCGCTGGCCGAGGTGGGCCGCCTCGGCGCGCCGCGCGTGACGAGCGTCACCGGCGGCGCGATGCCGATCGCGACGCGCCCGTCGGAGGCCGGCTTCAGCCCGCTCGATCTGCTCTTCGCCGCGCTGGCCGGATGCCTCGTCGTCAGCGCCCGCAGCGCGGCGGGCGAACTCGGGCTGCTCGACCGTTTCGAGACGGCGACGGCGCGCGTGAATGGCGAAAAGGCCGTGGAGGGTCCGTCCCGGGTCGAGGCGTTCCACGTGGAACTCACCATCGCGGGCGATCTCGACGAGGGTGAGCGCGCCCGGATCGCCGCGCGGGCGGAAGAGCTCTGTACTGTCAGCAACACCCTCCATGGTGCGCCGAGGATCGTGCTTCGGCACGGCTGA
- a CDS encoding CarD family transcriptional regulator: MAAIKKTTHRSDFKTSERIVYPAHGVGEIVGLEEQEVAGMKLELFVIAFEKDKMKLRVPVAKATAVGMRKLSDAATVKKALETIRGRARVKRTMWSRRAQEYEAKINSGDLIAISEVVRDLFRSESQPEQSYSERQLYEAALDRMSREIAAVSEISETEAVRQIEQNLAKSPRRGAKAEDATGEAEPEDDHDETHDEAA, from the coding sequence ATGGCCGCAATCAAGAAGACCACTCATCGTTCCGATTTCAAGACGAGCGAGCGCATCGTCTATCCGGCGCATGGCGTCGGCGAGATCGTCGGTCTCGAGGAACAGGAAGTGGCCGGCATGAAGCTCGAACTGTTCGTCATCGCCTTCGAGAAGGACAAGATGAAGCTGCGCGTCCCGGTCGCCAAGGCGACGGCCGTCGGCATGCGCAAGCTGTCCGATGCCGCTACCGTCAAGAAGGCTCTGGAGACGATCCGCGGCCGCGCGCGCGTCAAGCGCACGATGTGGAGCCGCCGCGCCCAGGAATACGAGGCCAAGATCAATTCCGGCGATCTCATCGCCATTTCCGAGGTCGTGCGCGACCTGTTCCGCTCCGAGAGCCAGCCGGAGCAGTCCTATTCCGAGCGCCAGCTCTACGAGGCGGCCCTCGACCGCATGTCGCGCGAGATCGCGGCGGTGAGCGAGATCTCCGAGACCGAGGCCGTGCGCCAGATCGAGCAGAACCTCGCCAAGAGCCCGCGCCGCGGCGCCAAGGCCGAGGACGCGACCGGCGAGGCCGAGCCCGAGGACGATCACGACGAGACGCATGACGAGGCGGCCTGA
- a CDS encoding helicase-related protein, with the protein MTDSIRATGAGAGGRGVTAVLGPTNTGKTHFAIERMLAHSSGVIGLPLRLLAREVYGRIAARVGTEAVALITGEEKIIPAHPRYRVCTVEALPSETDASFLAIDEIQLAGDLERGHVFTDRILNLRGRDETLLLGAATMRGIIEKLLPGVTVITRPRMSLLTYSGSKKITRLPRRSAIVAFSSDEVYAVAELIRRQRGGAAVVLGSLSPRTRNAQVELFQNGDVEFLVATDAIGMGLNLDVDHVAFAQERKFDGYQYRRLTASEFGQIAGRAGRHTRDGTFGVTGQVDPLDDDLVEALENHQFQPVRTLQWRNRSLDFRTLDTLRISLEKPPAMEGLSKAPPSVDVAVLERVARDAEVKALADRRERVQLLWDICQIPDYRRIAPANHAELVTEIFGFVARNGAVPDDWFARQVAFADRTDGDIDTLANRIAHIRTWTFAANRPNWLRDPRHWQERTRAIEDRLSDALHERLTQRFVDRRTSVLMKRLRENAMLEAEITSSGDVLVEGQHVGSLQGFRFTPDPKADGPDAKAIAAVAHRALSGELERRAEKIGRAPNPEFALSSDGTLRWLGAPVAKIISTDDVLKPRLLLLADEGLTGPSRERVQDRVDLWLKSHIETLLKPLFDLLAGAELTAPARGIAFRLVEGQGVLDRSEIAEDLKALDQESRAGLRKLGVRFGAYHVYVPALLKPAPSALNALLWALKNQGLDTPGLAELPQLSSSGRTTILVDPTFARPLYKVVGYRIAGNRAVRLDILERLADIIRPLIAWKPTPDNLVPPDGAVDGNGFTVTVSMMSLLGCSGEDFAGVLKSLGYRMERRPAPPKPAAPVAVEAPAAPVEAASEAAPVADEAPAEAAVSDAVTEGEAAEAAVPAASEADVAEAPAEPAEAPAEAVSAEAEADTPVAEVTEAEAPADAPVEAATAATDDAAAAAPEEPAMIEIWRPGRFDRRPPREQNERRGGHRHRGPQQAAGGEGGEQRREGGQQRRDGRPQHGQPRGEGAPAEGRRPDNRGGEAKGPRREDRGPRQDRRNNERGPEAEGDRPDRRHGERHGDRDQRRGPAPQQQRRDEPRRERPIDPNSPFAALAALKADLEAKKRGS; encoded by the coding sequence ATGACGGACAGCATCAGAGCCACGGGCGCCGGAGCAGGCGGCCGCGGCGTTACGGCCGTTCTCGGTCCGACCAATACCGGCAAGACCCATTTCGCGATCGAGCGCATGCTCGCCCATTCGAGCGGCGTCATCGGTCTGCCGCTGCGCCTCCTTGCCCGCGAGGTCTATGGCCGCATCGCCGCGCGTGTCGGCACCGAGGCGGTGGCGCTCATCACCGGCGAAGAAAAGATCATTCCGGCTCATCCGCGCTACCGGGTCTGCACGGTGGAGGCGCTGCCGTCGGAGACCGACGCGTCCTTCCTCGCCATCGACGAGATCCAGCTCGCCGGCGATCTCGAGCGTGGCCATGTCTTCACCGATCGCATCCTCAATCTGCGCGGCCGCGACGAGACGCTGCTGCTCGGCGCCGCCACCATGCGCGGCATCATCGAGAAGCTCCTGCCGGGTGTGACCGTCATCACACGGCCGCGCATGTCGCTTCTCACTTATTCCGGCTCGAAGAAGATCACCCGCCTGCCGCGCCGCTCGGCCATTGTCGCCTTCTCCTCCGATGAGGTCTATGCGGTGGCCGAGCTGATCCGTCGTCAGCGCGGCGGCGCCGCCGTTGTGCTCGGTTCGCTGTCGCCGCGCACCCGCAACGCCCAGGTCGAACTGTTCCAGAACGGCGATGTCGAATTTCTGGTCGCCACCGATGCGATCGGCATGGGGCTCAATCTCGACGTCGATCATGTCGCCTTCGCGCAGGAGCGGAAGTTCGACGGCTATCAGTATCGCCGCCTGACGGCGTCCGAGTTCGGGCAGATCGCCGGCCGCGCCGGCCGTCACACCCGCGACGGCACCTTCGGCGTCACCGGCCAGGTCGATCCGCTCGACGACGATCTCGTCGAGGCGCTGGAGAATCACCAGTTTCAGCCGGTGCGTACGCTTCAATGGCGCAACCGGTCACTCGATTTCCGCACGCTCGACACGCTGCGCATCAGCCTCGAGAAGCCGCCGGCGATGGAGGGCCTTTCCAAGGCGCCGCCTTCCGTCGATGTCGCCGTTCTGGAGCGGGTCGCGCGTGATGCCGAGGTCAAGGCGCTGGCCGACCGGCGCGAGCGCGTCCAGCTCTTGTGGGATATCTGCCAGATTCCGGATTACCGGCGCATCGCGCCGGCCAATCACGCCGAACTGGTGACAGAGATTTTCGGCTTCGTTGCGCGCAACGGGGCGGTGCCGGACGACTGGTTTGCCCGGCAGGTCGCCTTCGCCGATCGCACCGACGGCGACATCGATACCCTCGCCAATCGCATCGCCCATATCCGGACCTGGACCTTCGCCGCCAACCGTCCGAACTGGCTTCGTGATCCTCGGCATTGGCAGGAGCGCACGCGCGCGATAGAGGATCGTCTTTCCGATGCGCTGCACGAGCGATTGACGCAGCGTTTTGTCGACCGGCGCACCAGCGTCCTCATGAAGCGGCTGAGAGAAAACGCGATGCTCGAAGCAGAAATCACCTCGTCCGGCGACGTGCTGGTGGAGGGGCAGCATGTCGGAAGCCTGCAGGGGTTCCGCTTCACGCCGGATCCCAAGGCCGACGGACCGGACGCCAAGGCGATCGCGGCTGTCGCGCACCGGGCTCTTTCCGGCGAACTGGAACGGCGGGCCGAGAAGATCGGCCGGGCGCCCAATCCCGAATTCGCCCTGTCGAGCGACGGCACCCTGCGCTGGCTGGGCGCGCCGGTGGCGAAGATCATCTCGACCGACGATGTCCTCAAGCCGCGTCTCCTGCTTCTCGCCGATGAAGGGCTGACCGGCCCGTCGCGCGAGCGGGTGCAGGACCGGGTCGATCTCTGGCTGAAGAGCCATATCGAGACGCTGCTGAAGCCGCTCTTCGACCTCCTTGCCGGCGCCGAGCTCACCGCGCCCGCCCGCGGCATCGCCTTCCGCCTCGTCGAAGGCCAGGGCGTGCTCGACCGGTCCGAGATCGCCGAGGACCTGAAGGCGCTCGACCAGGAGTCGCGCGCCGGCCTTCGCAAGCTCGGGGTGCGCTTCGGCGCCTACCATGTCTATGTGCCGGCGCTGCTGAAGCCGGCGCCGAGCGCGCTCAACGCGCTGCTCTGGGCGCTGAAGAATCAGGGCCTCGATACGCCCGGCCTCGCCGAACTGCCGCAGCTCTCCTCGTCCGGGCGCACGACGATCCTCGTCGATCCCACCTTCGCGCGGCCGCTCTACAAGGTCGTCGGCTATCGCATCGCCGGCAACCGCGCCGTCCGCCTCGATATTCTCGAGCGCCTCGCCGACATCATCCGCCCGCTGATCGCCTGGAAGCCGACGCCCGACAATCTGGTGCCCCCCGATGGCGCGGTCGACGGCAACGGCTTCACCGTCACCGTCTCGATGATGTCGCTGCTCGGCTGCTCGGGCGAGGACTTCGCCGGCGTGCTGAAATCGCTCGGCTACCGCATGGAGCGCCGTCCGGCCCCGCCGAAGCCGGCCGCACCTGTCGCGGTCGAGGCACCCGCGGCGCCGGTCGAGGCTGCGTCCGAAGCCGCTCCCGTGGCGGACGAAGCGCCTGCAGAAGCGGCCGTCTCGGACGCCGTGACCGAGGGCGAGGCCGCCGAGGCCGCCGTGCCGGCCGCGAGCGAGGCCGACGTTGCGGAGGCTCCTGCGGAGCCGGCCGAGGCGCCCGCCGAAGCCGTTTCGGCAGAAGCCGAGGCGGATACCCCCGTCGCCGAGGTCACGGAAGCCGAGGCTCCGGCCGATGCGCCCGTCGAGGCGGCGACAGCCGCCACGGACGATGCCGCCGCGGCCGCGCCGGAGGAGCCGGCGATGATCGAGATCTGGCGGCCGGGCCGCTTCGATCGCCGTCCGCCGCGCGAGCAGAACGAGCGGCGCGGGGGCCATCGCCATCGCGGACCGCAACAGGCCGCTGGCGGCGAAGGCGGCGAGCAGCGCCGCGAGGGCGGACAGCAGCGTCGCGACGGCCGTCCGCAGCATGGCCAGCCGCGCGGGGAAGGCGCGCCCGCCGAGGGACGCCGCCCGGACAATCGCGGTGGCGAGGCCAAGGGTCCGCGCCGCGAGGATCGCGGCCCGCGTCAGGATCGGCGCAACAACGAGCGTGGCCCGGAGGCCGAGGGCGATCGTCCAGACCGTCGTCATGGCGAGCGTCATGGCGATCGCGATCAGCGTCGCGGCCCGGCGCCGCAGCAGCAGCGCCGCGACGAGCCGCGCCGCGAGCGGCCGATCGATCCCAATTCGCCCTTCGCCGCGCTGGCGGCGCTGAAGGCGGATCTCGAGGCCAAGAAGCGCGGAAGCTGA
- the fdxA gene encoding ferredoxin FdxA: MPYVVTDNCIRCKYTDCVEVCPVDCFYEGENMLVIHPDECIDCGVCEPECPAEAIKPDTEPGLDKWLKLNAEYAEKWPNITLRKEPPADAATFDGVDGKLEQYFSEKPGEGD; encoded by the coding sequence GTGCCCTATGTCGTGACCGATAACTGCATTCGCTGCAAATACACCGACTGCGTCGAGGTCTGCCCCGTGGACTGTTTCTACGAGGGCGAGAACATGCTGGTCATCCATCCCGACGAATGCATCGACTGCGGCGTCTGCGAACCGGAATGCCCCGCCGAGGCGATCAAGCCGGACACCGAGCCGGGCCTCGACAAATGGCTGAAGCTCAACGCCGAATATGCCGAGAAGTGGCCGAACATCACGCTGCGCAAGGAGCCGCCGGCCGACGCGGCGACCTTTGACGGCGTCGATGGAAAGCTCGAGCAGTACTTCTCGGAGAAGCCCGGCGAGGGCGACTGA
- a CDS encoding M20 aminoacylase family protein, with product MPIINRLAEFQHDIVAWRHDLHRHPELLYEVHRTAATVAGLLRDFGVDAVETGIGRTGVVGVIKGAKGDGRVIGLRADMDALPILETTGKDYASTEPGKMHACGHDGHTAMLLGAARYLAETRNFAGTAVVIFQPAEEGGGGGRAMVEDGLMERFGIDEVYGLHNMPGLDIGHFAIRPGPIMAATDEFSLEITGHGGHAAKPHITIDPVVIGAQLVTALQTIVSRGVDPIESVVVSVTRFNAGHAHNIIPGSARLGGTVRTLKAELRDFAEERIMRIASGIALATGATIAVDYDRNYPVTVNHAAQTDFAAKVAGEVAGAGNVDTDVAPMMGGEDFSYMLEKRPGAFIFLGNGDTAGLHNSDYDFNDEAIPVGSSYLARLVERALDPA from the coding sequence ATGCCGATCATCAACCGCCTCGCCGAGTTCCAGCACGACATCGTCGCCTGGCGGCATGATCTGCACCGCCATCCCGAACTGCTCTACGAGGTGCATCGCACGGCCGCGACCGTGGCCGGCCTGCTGCGCGACTTCGGTGTCGACGCGGTCGAGACCGGGATCGGTCGCACCGGCGTGGTCGGCGTCATCAAGGGGGCGAAGGGCGACGGCCGCGTCATCGGGCTGCGCGCCGACATGGACGCGCTGCCGATCCTCGAGACGACCGGCAAGGACTACGCTTCGACGGAGCCCGGCAAGATGCATGCGTGCGGCCATGACGGCCACACGGCGATGCTGCTCGGCGCCGCCCGCTATCTCGCCGAGACGCGCAATTTCGCCGGCACGGCCGTGGTGATCTTCCAGCCTGCGGAGGAAGGCGGCGGCGGCGGCCGCGCGATGGTCGAGGACGGGCTCATGGAGCGCTTCGGCATCGACGAGGTCTACGGGCTGCACAACATGCCCGGCCTCGATATCGGTCATTTCGCCATCCGCCCCGGCCCGATCATGGCCGCGACCGACGAATTCTCCCTCGAGATCACCGGCCATGGCGGCCATGCCGCGAAGCCGCACATCACGATCGACCCGGTCGTCATCGGCGCGCAGCTCGTCACGGCGCTGCAGACCATCGTCTCGCGCGGCGTCGACCCGATCGAATCCGTCGTCGTGTCGGTGACGCGCTTCAATGCCGGCCATGCCCACAACATCATTCCCGGCTCGGCGCGGCTGGGCGGCACCGTGCGCACGCTCAAGGCGGAGCTGCGCGACTTCGCCGAGGAGCGCATCATGCGCATCGCCTCCGGCATCGCGCTCGCGACGGGCGCGACCATCGCGGTGGACTATGACCGCAACTATCCCGTGACCGTGAACCACGCGGCGCAGACGGATTTCGCCGCGAAGGTGGCGGGCGAGGTGGCCGGCGCCGGCAATGTCGACACCGATGTCGCGCCGATGATGGGCGGCGAGGACTTCTCCTACATGCTGGAGAAGCGGCCCGGCGCCTTCATCTTCCTCGGCAACGGCGACACCGCCGGCCTGCACAATTCCGACTACGACTTCAACGACGAGGCGATCCCGGTCGGCTCGTCTTATCTGGCGCGGCTCGTCGAGCGGGCGCTGGACCCCGCCTGA
- a CDS encoding TerC family protein — protein sequence MEALSVFLFSDFLGQTVAVWLAFLVIIVALLAFDLGFANKGDHEIGIRRSLLFSALYIAIALIFGGYVWWSMGPKSGMDYLTGFVVEKSLALDNIFVISLIFTAFAVPRAYQHRVLFWGIVGVVVLRAIMIGLGAALISQFGWILYVFGAFLVLTGIKMLMAGDEEPDIEKNRVVRLVRKFIPVTSELHGHHFFVRAPSRRSGRLVWTATPLFLALVTIEIIDIVFAVDSVPAVFAITQDPFIVYTSNIFAILGLRALYFALAAAVHRFHYLKYALALVLIVVGAKIYWTHLVGPVDSLVSLGLTVGLLGGGVIVSLWRTRAEDAAAAAHDLKAGS from the coding sequence ATGGAAGCCCTATCCGTATTCCTTTTCTCCGATTTCCTCGGCCAGACCGTCGCGGTGTGGCTCGCCTTCCTGGTCATCATCGTCGCGCTGCTCGCCTTCGATCTCGGCTTCGCCAACAAGGGCGACCATGAGATCGGCATCCGCCGCAGCCTTCTCTTCTCCGCGCTCTACATCGCCATCGCGCTGATCTTCGGCGGCTATGTCTGGTGGTCGATGGGGCCGAAGTCCGGCATGGACTATCTGACCGGCTTCGTCGTCGAGAAGAGCCTCGCGCTCGACAACATCTTCGTCATTTCGCTGATCTTCACTGCCTTCGCGGTGCCGCGCGCCTACCAGCACCGGGTGCTGTTCTGGGGCATCGTCGGCGTCGTCGTGCTGCGCGCCATCATGATCGGCCTCGGCGCGGCGCTCATCAGCCAGTTCGGCTGGATTCTCTACGTGTTCGGCGCCTTCCTCGTCCTCACCGGCATCAAGATGCTGATGGCCGGCGACGAGGAGCCGGACATCGAGAAGAACCGGGTCGTCCGTCTGGTGCGGAAGTTCATCCCGGTCACCAGCGAGTTGCACGGCCATCACTTCTTCGTGCGCGCGCCGAGCCGGCGCAGCGGCCGGCTCGTCTGGACGGCGACGCCGCTCTTCCTGGCGCTCGTCACGATCGAGATCATCGACATCGTCTTCGCGGTCGACAGCGTGCCGGCGGTGTTCGCGATCACTCAGGACCCGTTCATCGTCTACACGAGCAACATCTTCGCGATCCTCGGCCTGCGCGCCCTCTATTTCGCGCTCGCCGCCGCGGTGCACCGTTTCCACTATCTCAAATATGCCCTGGCGCTGGTGCTGATCGTCGTCGGCGCCAAGATCTACTGGACGCATCTCGTCGGACCGGTCGATTCCCTCGTCTCGCTCGGCCTCACGGTCGGCCTGCTCGGTGGCGGCGTGATCGTCTCGCTCTGGCGCACGCGCGCGGAAGACGCCGCGGCCGCCGCGCACGACCTCAAGGCCGGCTCCTGA
- the ureG gene encoding urease accessory protein UreG, with translation MTRSPNGPLRVGVGGPVGSGKTALMDALCKRLRERYDIAAITNDIYTKEDAEFLTRSGALAADRILGVETGGCPHTAIREDASINLAAVADLNRRFPRLDVILIESGGDNLAATFSPELADITIYVIDVSAGDKIPRKGGPGITRSDLLVINKIDLAPMVGASLEVMDRDSRRMRGQRPFVFTNVRAGHNVDEVVAFIERAGGLQAVA, from the coding sequence ATGACCCGCTCCCCCAACGGCCCCCTGCGCGTCGGCGTCGGCGGCCCCGTCGGCTCCGGCAAGACCGCGCTCATGGATGCGCTCTGCAAGCGGCTCCGGGAGCGCTACGACATCGCGGCGATCACCAACGACATCTATACGAAGGAGGACGCCGAGTTCCTCACGCGCTCAGGCGCGCTGGCGGCGGACCGGATCCTCGGCGTCGAGACGGGCGGCTGCCCGCATACCGCGATCCGCGAGGACGCCTCGATCAACCTCGCCGCGGTCGCCGATCTCAACCGCCGCTTCCCCCGCCTCGACGTGATCCTCATCGAATCCGGCGGCGACAACCTCGCGGCGACCTTCTCGCCCGAGCTCGCCGACATCACGATCTACGTCATCGACGTCTCGGCGGGCGACAAGATCCCGAGGAAGGGTGGCCCCGGCATCACCCGCTCCGATCTCCTCGTCATCAACAAGATCGATCTCGCGCCGATGGTCGGCGCCTCGCTGGAGGTGATGGACCGCGATTCCCGCCGCATGCGCGGCCAGCGGCCCTTCGTCTTCACCAATGTCCGCGCCGGGCACAATGTGGACGAGGTCGTCGCCTTCATCGAGCGCGCCGGCGGGCTTCAGGCGGTGGCGTGA
- a CDS encoding RNA-binding S4 domain-containing protein translates to MSEAPERQRIDKWLWFARFARTRTLAQKLVAAGSVRVNRERVDSASRLVKPGDVLTVALEHQIRVVRVLSSGERRGPASEAQELYEEVTPPAPVARSGGGPRPTKRDRRALDALHGAGGGFPGMPVADGGED, encoded by the coding sequence ATGTCCGAGGCTCCAGAGCGGCAGCGCATCGACAAGTGGCTGTGGTTCGCACGCTTCGCGCGCACCCGTACGCTCGCCCAGAAGCTGGTGGCGGCCGGCTCGGTGCGCGTGAACCGCGAGCGGGTCGACAGCGCCAGCCGGCTGGTGAAGCCGGGCGACGTGCTGACGGTCGCGCTCGAGCATCAGATCCGCGTGGTGCGGGTGCTGTCGAGCGGCGAGCGTCGCGGCCCTGCCAGCGAGGCGCAGGAGCTCTATGAGGAAGTGACGCCGCCGGCCCCGGTCGCCCGCAGCGGCGGCGGTCCGCGGCCGACGAAGCGTGACCGGCGGGCCCTCGATGCGCTTCATGGCGCGGGCGGCGGCTTTCCGGGAATGCCGGTCGCGGACGGGGGCGAAGACTAG
- a CDS encoding RNA polymerase factor sigma-32, with product MAMSTNSGRQFVRAAMQAPYLERGQEKSLAEKWRGESDAAALHELTQSHMRLVIAIAARFRHFGLPMNDLIQEGNVGLLEAAARFEPERDIRFSTYATWWIRAAIQDYVLRNWSIVRGGTSSTQKALFFNLRRLRARLARTQEGVSNREIYQQIASTIGVSTDDVAMMDARLSGSDTSLNAPVGEGDASASDRQDFLVDDTPLPDERVGEAIDGARWSAWLHEAMDALNPREIRILKARRLSEESATLEELGAALGISKERVRQIESRAIEKLKAALLRDHGPEARPL from the coding sequence ATGGCGATGTCGACGAATTCCGGCCGCCAGTTCGTGCGGGCGGCCATGCAGGCCCCCTATCTCGAACGCGGGCAAGAGAAGTCGCTTGCCGAGAAATGGCGCGGCGAGAGCGACGCGGCCGCCCTCCATGAGCTGACTCAGTCGCATATGCGCCTCGTCATCGCCATCGCGGCCCGCTTCCGCCATTTCGGCCTGCCGATGAACGACCTGATCCAGGAGGGCAATGTCGGCCTGCTCGAGGCGGCGGCCCGCTTCGAGCCCGAGCGCGATATCCGCTTCTCCACCTACGCCACCTGGTGGATCCGCGCCGCGATCCAGGACTATGTGCTGCGCAACTGGTCGATCGTCCGTGGCGGCACCTCCTCCACGCAGAAGGCGCTGTTCTTCAACCTGCGCCGGCTCCGCGCCCGTCTCGCCCGGACGCAGGAAGGGGTCAGCAACCGCGAGATCTACCAGCAGATCGCATCGACCATCGGCGTCTCGACCGACGATGTGGCGATGATGGATGCGCGCCTGTCGGGTTCCGACACCTCGCTCAACGCGCCGGTGGGCGAGGGCGACGCCTCGGCGTCCGACCGTCAGGACTTTCTCGTCGACGACACCCCGCTGCCCGACGAGCGGGTCGGCGAGGCGATCGACGGCGCGCGCTGGTCGGCCTGGCTGCACGAGGCGATGGACGCACTCAATCCGCGCGAGATCCGCATCCTCAAGGCCCGGCGCCTGAGCGAGGAGAGCGCGACACTGGAGGAACTGGGCGCCGCGCTCGGCATCTCCAAGGAACGCGTCCGCCAGATCGAGAGCCGCGCGATTGAGAAGCTCAAGGCGGCGCTGCTGCGGGACCATGGCCCCGAGGCGCGGCCGCTCTGA
- the ilvD gene encoding dihydroxy-acid dehydratase: MPAYRSRTTTHGRNMAGARGLWRATGMKDGDFGKPIIAVVNSFTQFVPGHVHLKDLGQLVAREIEQAGGVAKEFNTIAVDDGIAMGHDGMLYSLPSREIIADSVEYMVNAHCADAMVCISNCDKITPGMLMAALRLNIPAVFVSGGPMEAGKVVLHGRKVALDLVDAMVAAADERTSDEDVATIERAACPTCGSCSGMFTANSMNCLTEALGLSLPGNGSTLATHSDRKRLFVEAGHLIVDLARRYYEQDDETVLPRNVAGFGAFENAMTLDIAMGGSTNTVLHILAAAHEAGIDFGLDDIDRLSRRVPVLSKVAPAKQDVHMEDVHRAGGIMAILGELARGGLLNTDQPTVHTATLGEAIQRWDIRQTNSESVREFFRAAPGGVATQVAFSQSSRWDELDLDREAGAIRDIPHAFSKDGGLAVLKGNLAPNGAVVKTAGVDESILKFTGPAVIFESQDDAVHGILNKKVKEGDVVVIRYEGPKGGPGMQEMLYPTSYLKSRGLGKACALITDGRFSGGTSGLSIGHVAPEAASGGAIALVEPGDMIEIDIPNRSMRIVISDEELARRRAAMDAKGKAGWKPAAPRKRAVSTALRAYAAMATSADRGAVRDVTQIE, translated from the coding sequence ATGCCTGCCTATCGCTCCCGCACCACCACCCACGGCCGCAACATGGCCGGCGCCCGCGGCCTCTGGCGCGCGACGGGCATGAAGGACGGCGACTTCGGCAAGCCGATCATCGCGGTGGTGAATTCGTTCACGCAGTTCGTGCCCGGCCACGTCCATCTCAAGGATCTCGGCCAGCTCGTCGCGCGCGAGATCGAACAGGCGGGCGGCGTCGCCAAGGAGTTCAACACGATCGCCGTCGACGACGGCATCGCGATGGGCCATGACGGCATGCTCTATTCACTGCCTTCGCGCGAGATCATCGCCGACAGCGTCGAATACATGGTCAATGCGCATTGCGCCGACGCCATGGTCTGCATCTCCAACTGCGACAAGATCACGCCCGGCATGCTGATGGCGGCGCTGCGGCTGAACATCCCGGCCGTCTTCGTCTCCGGCGGGCCGATGGAGGCCGGCAAGGTCGTCCTGCACGGCCGCAAGGTCGCGCTCGACCTCGTCGACGCCATGGTCGCCGCCGCCGACGAGCGCACCTCGGACGAGGACGTCGCCACCATCGAGCGCGCGGCCTGCCCGACCTGCGGCTCCTGCTCCGGCATGTTCACGGCGAATTCGATGAACTGCCTCACCGAAGCGCTCGGCCTGTCGCTGCCCGGAAACGGCTCGACGCTCGCCACCCATTCCGACCGCAAGCGGCTCTTCGTCGAGGCGGGCCATCTCATCGTCGACCTCGCCCGCCGCTACTACGAGCAGGACGACGAGACCGTGCTGCCGCGCAACGTCGCCGGCTTCGGCGCCTTCGAGAACGCGATGACGCTCGACATCGCGATGGGCGGCTCGACCAACACCGTGCTGCACATCCTCGCCGCCGCCCATGAGGCGGGCATCGATTTCGGCCTCGACGACATCGACCGCCTGTCGCGCCGCGTGCCGGTGCTCTCCAAGGTCGCGCCGGCCAAGCAGGACGTCCACATGGAGGACGTCCATCGCGCCGGCGGCATCATGGCGATCCTGGGCGAACTGGCGCGTGGCGGCCTGCTCAACACCGACCAGCCGACGGTGCATACCGCGACGCTCGGCGAGGCCATCCAGCGCTGGGACATCCGGCAGACCAATTCCGAGAGCGTGCGCGAATTCTTCCGCGCCGCGCCGGGCGGCGTGGCGACCCAGGTCGCCTTCAGCCAGTCCTCGCGCTGGGACGAGCTCGATCTCGACCGCGAGGCGGGCGCCATCCGCGACATCCCGCACGCCTTCTCGAAGGACGGCGGCCTCGCGGTTCTGAAGGGCAATCTCGCGCCGAACGGCGCCGTCGTGAAGACGGCCGGCGTCGACGAGTCGATCCTGAAATTCACCGGCCCGGCCGTGATCTTCGAGAGCCAGGACGATGCGGTCCACGGCATCCTCAACAAGAAGGTCAAGGAAGGCGACGTCGTCGTCATCCGCTACGAGGGTCCGAAGGGCGGTCCCGGCATGCAGGAGATGCTCTATCCGACGAGCTATCTGAAGTCGCGCGGCCTCGGCAAGGCCTGCGCGCTCATCACCGACGGCCGCTTCTCGGGCGGCACCTCGGGTCTCTCCATCGGCCATGTCGCGCCGGAGGCCGCCTCGGGCGGCGCCATCGCCCTGGTCGAGCCCGGCGACATGATCGAGATCGACATCCCGAACCGCAGCATGCGGATCGTGATTTCGGACGAGGAACTCGCCCGCCGCCGCGCCGCGATGGACGCCAAGGGCAAGGCCGGCTGGAAACCCGCCGCGCCGCGCAAGCGGGCCGTCTCGACGGCGCTGCGCGCCTATGCCGCCATGGCGACCAGCGCCGACCGCGGCGCGGTGCGCGACGTCACGCAGATCGAATAG